The sequence below is a genomic window from Bacteroidota bacterium.
CGAATATGATACATTAGGGAATATGCTTTTTCCTGCGGTAACCTTCCGTACGCTGAACGAGAATGCATTTTTTGGAATTATAGTAAAAGGTTTCCAGGAGCAACAAAATAAAATTGACAGCATGGTTACTGTGATCACAGCCATGCAATCACAAATGAATTCCTGCTGCACATCAAATTCAAGAACACAAAATCAAAATTCAAACTCAAATCAAACCGATGTAACGCTTTCAAATATTCCAGGCGTAGTACTCGACCAGAATGTTCCGAATCCGTTTGCAGAGCAAACAACGATCGCTTATTCTCTTCCGGATAATTTTAAAAAAGCGCAAATGCTTTTTTACGATGCGCAGGGAAAACTTATCAGAACCGTTGAACTAACCGGAACAGGAAAAGGTCAACTGAACGTTATTGCTAATGATCTTTCCACAGGAATTTACACGTATGCGCTCATTGTGGACGGACAGGTGATGGATACGAAGAAAATGGTGAAGGCGAATTGATTTTTATTTTTCACTTCACCGCATAC
It includes:
- a CDS encoding T9SS type A sorting domain-containing protein, with product MLFPAVTFRTLNENAFFGIIVKGFQEQQNKIDSMVTVITAMQSQMNSCCTSNSRTQNQNSNSNQTDVTLSNIPGVVLDQNVPNPFAEQTTIAYSLPDNFKKAQMLFYDAQGKLIRTVELTGTGKGQLNVIANDLSTGIYTYALIVDGQVMDTKKMVKAN